The Cuculus canorus isolate bCucCan1 chromosome 16, bCucCan1.pri, whole genome shotgun sequence genome includes a region encoding these proteins:
- the NOL4L gene encoding nucleolar protein 4-like isoform X2, giving the protein MNDSTWISADQHLNSSLSPSQDESMRSPQNLHGQEDDDSSSESCSGNGSSTLNPSTSSSTQGDSAFPEMNGNGTAAPMDFTASTDDQPINLCDKLAPAHVTPSYQSDGCSTDGLRSRVKYAVKTTAESPPYSSGSYDSIKTEVSGCPEDLTVGRAPTADEDDDDHDDHEDNDKINDSEGMDPERLKAFNMFVRLFVDENLDRMVPISKQPKEKIQAIIESCSRQFPEFQERARKRIRTYLKSCRRMKKNGMEMTRPTPPHLTSAMAENILAAACESETRKAAKRMRLEIYQTSQDEPIALDKQHSRDSTAITHSSYSLPASSYSQDPVYINGSLNYSYRGYGSLGGSLQPPASLQTGNHSNGPTDLSMKGGASNTAPSNSTSRGMQAAQLSPTEISAVRQLIAGYRESAAFLLRSADELENLILQQN; this is encoded by the exons ATGAATGACTCCACATGGATCTCAGCTGACCAGCACCTGAACTCCAGCCTGAGCCCCAGCCAGGACGAGAGCATGCGCAGCCCGCAGAACCTGCACGGCCAGGAGGACG ATGACTCCTCGTCAGAGAGCTGCAGCGGGAATGGCTCCTCCACCCTGAACCCCTCCACCTCTAGCAGCACGCAGGGCGACAGCGCCTTTCCCGAAATGAATGGGAATGGCACCGCGGCCCCCATGGACTTCACCGCCTCCACCGATGACCAGCCCATCAACCTCTGCGACAAGCTGGCGCCTGCCCACGTCACCCCTTCCTACCAGTCGGATGGCTGCAGCACCGATGGGCTGCGCAGCCGGGTCAAGTACGCGGTGAAGACCACAGCAGAG TCCCCTCCATACAGCTCCGGCAGCTATGACTCCATCAAGACAGAGGTCAGCGGCTGCCCCGAGGACCTGACTGTCGGCAGGGCCCCCACGGCTGACGAAGATGATGATGACCATGATGACCATGAAGACAACGATAAGATAAATGACTCGGAGGGGATGGACCCGGAGAGGCTAAAGGCCTTCAAC ATGTTTGTGCGCCTTTTTGTGGATGAAAACCTGGACCGGATGGTTCCCATCTCCAAGCAGCCCAAGGAGAAGATCCAAGCCATCATTGAGTCCTGCAGCCGGCAGTTCCCCGAGTTCCAGGAGCGGGCACGCAAGCGCATCCGCACCTACCTCAAGTCCTGCCGCCGCATGAAGAAaaatgggatggagatg accAGGCCCACGCCACCACACCTCACCTCAGCCATGGCAGAGAAcatcctggctgctgcctgcgAGAGCGAAACACGGAAAGCAGCCAAGAGGATGCGGCTGGAGATCTACCAGACCTCCCAG GATGAACCGATCGCTCTAGACAAGCAGCACTCCAGAGACTCCACAGCCATCACCCACTCCTCCTACTCACTGCCAGCTTCATCTTACTCCCAAGACCCGGTCTACATCAATGGAAGCCTGAACTACAGCTACCGTGGCTACGGGTCCCTGGGGGGCAGCCTGCAGCCACCCGCCTCCCTCCAAACAGGCAACCACAGTAACG GTCCAACCGATCTCAGCATGAAAGGTGGGGCCTCCAACACGGCCCCCTCCAACAGCACCAGCAGGGGAATGCAGGctgcccagctcagccccacggAGATCAGTGCGGTGCGGCAGCTGATTGCCGGCTACCGAGAGTCGGCAGCATTTCTGCTTCGATCTGCAGATGAACTGGAAAACCTCATTTTACAGCAGAACTGA